The following are from one region of the Synechococcus sp. CBW1108 genome:
- a CDS encoding DUF309 domain-containing protein, protein MSLSEPPLLSQDPEEQGLVGDPRLARAIALFNACDWYACHDGFEELWHETAGRMRPLLQGILQIAVAELHHERGNLRGATILMGEGLGRLQGNLEGGLGLDLDSLRHQVGERLQALQQQRPLRGLDLPYLAVKNQA, encoded by the coding sequence GTGAGCCTGTCGGAGCCACCGCTGCTGTCCCAGGATCCAGAAGAGCAGGGCTTGGTTGGCGACCCTCGGCTGGCCAGGGCCATTGCCCTCTTCAATGCGTGCGACTGGTACGCCTGCCACGACGGCTTCGAGGAGCTGTGGCACGAGACCGCTGGCAGGATGCGGCCCCTCCTGCAGGGAATCCTGCAGATTGCTGTGGCAGAGTTGCACCATGAACGCGGCAACCTGCGCGGAGCCACCATCCTCATGGGCGAGGGGCTTGGCCGCCTTCAGGGGAACCTGGAAGGCGGCCTCGGCCTCGACCTGGACAGCCTGCGGCACCAGGTGGGTGAGCGTTTGCAGGCCCTGCAGCAGCAGCGACCACTGCGAGGCCTGGATTTGCCATATTTGGCAGTTAAGAATCAGGCGTAA
- a CDS encoding glutamyl-tRNA reductase, whose protein sequence is MHIAVVGLSHRTAPVEIRERLSIPEQSMEASLQLLKADDQVLEASILSTCNRLEIYTLLRNPEQGIASVGSFLSQHSGLAVDQLVPHLFTFHHEEAIAHLLRVSAGLDSLVLGEGQILAQVKKMVRLGQEHHSVGPILNRLLNQAVSSGKRVRTETNLGTGAVSISSAAVELAQLKLGQARGIDELVPLDQEQVAVVGAGRMARLLLQHLQAKGCRGVVLLNRTVARAELLAADIPALPVQCRPLDDLDHCLSTCSLVFTSTAAETPIITAARLGGLNRRSSLMLIDIGVPRNIAADTSALAGVQSYDVDDLQEVVNRNQEARREMAAEAEVLLEQEARLFLEWWDGLEAVPVVNRLRCQLEDIREQELQKALSRMGPDLSVRERKVVEALSKGIINKILHTPVTNLRAPQPRQQRHSAMRVLRELFELNDHPSEA, encoded by the coding sequence ATGCACATTGCCGTCGTAGGCCTCAGTCATCGCACGGCCCCAGTGGAGATCCGGGAGCGTCTCAGCATCCCGGAACAGAGCATGGAGGCTTCGCTCCAATTGCTCAAGGCTGACGACCAGGTGCTTGAGGCCTCAATCCTCAGCACCTGCAACCGGCTGGAGATCTACACCTTGCTCAGGAACCCCGAGCAGGGCATCGCCTCGGTCGGTTCGTTCCTGAGCCAGCACTCCGGCCTCGCCGTTGACCAGCTCGTTCCGCACCTCTTCACCTTCCATCACGAGGAGGCGATCGCCCACCTGTTGCGGGTCTCGGCGGGACTGGACTCCCTCGTGCTGGGTGAAGGCCAGATCCTTGCCCAGGTAAAGAAGATGGTGCGCCTGGGCCAGGAGCACCATTCCGTTGGCCCCATTCTCAATCGCCTGCTGAACCAGGCGGTGAGCAGTGGCAAACGGGTTCGTACGGAAACAAATCTGGGCACCGGAGCGGTATCGATCAGCTCCGCAGCTGTGGAACTTGCCCAACTCAAGCTTGGCCAGGCCCGCGGTATCGATGAACTTGTGCCCCTGGACCAGGAGCAGGTGGCGGTGGTGGGAGCTGGCCGAATGGCTCGACTGTTGCTCCAGCACCTCCAGGCCAAGGGTTGCCGTGGCGTGGTCCTGCTCAACCGCACGGTCGCCAGGGCTGAGCTACTGGCAGCTGATATCCCGGCCCTACCTGTTCAGTGCCGGCCCCTCGATGACCTGGACCACTGCCTGAGCACCTGTTCACTGGTGTTCACAAGCACCGCGGCCGAAACCCCGATCATCACGGCGGCCAGGCTCGGCGGCCTGAACAGACGATCCAGCTTGATGCTGATAGACATCGGCGTGCCCCGCAACATCGCTGCTGACACCTCGGCACTGGCGGGCGTCCAGTCCTACGACGTGGATGATCTGCAGGAGGTTGTCAACCGCAACCAGGAAGCCCGCAGGGAGATGGCTGCTGAAGCAGAGGTACTGCTGGAGCAGGAGGCCAGGCTGTTTCTGGAATGGTGGGATGGCCTGGAGGCGGTGCCCGTTGTGAACCGGCTGAGATGCCAGCTGGAGGACATCCGCGAGCAGGAACTTCAGAAGGCTCTGAGCCGCATGGGCCCAGACCTTTCGGTGCGGGAACGCAAGGTGGTTGAGGCTTTGAGCAAGGGAATCATCAACAAGATCCTCCATACCCCCGTGACCAACCTGCGGGCGCCCCAGCCGCGCCAGCAACGGCACAGTGCTATGCGGGTGCTGCGGGAGCTCTTTGAACTCAATGACCATCCCTCCGAGGCCTGA
- the typA gene encoding translational GTPase TypA, which yields MSSGAHTGTPIRNIAIIAHVDHGKTTLVDALLGQSGIFREGEAVPTCVMDSNDLERERGITILSKNTAVDYEGIRINIVDTPGHADFGGEVERVLGMVDGCLLIVDANEGPMPQTRFVLKKALEKGLRPIVFVNKIDRARVDPEVAVDKVLDLFLELGADDDQCDFPYLFGSGMGGYAKPDMKTESATMKPLFDAILRHVPPPVGDPEKPLQLQVTTLDYSDFLGRIMIGRIHNGTIKAGQPAALIRDDGSIKRSRISKLLGFRGLQRVEIEEARAGDLVAVAGFDEVNIGETIACPDHPEALPLIRVDEPTLQMTFVINDSPFAGKEGKFVTSRQVRDRLQKELLTNVALRVEDTDSPDRWSVSGRGELHLGILIETMRREGYEFQVSQPQVIFRTIDGTPSEPYETLVLDVPEEGVGGCIEKLGTRKAEMQNMENTNDGRTQLEFVVPARGLIGFRGEFIRATRGEGIMSHSFLDYRPMQGDMDNRRNGVLIAFEEGTATFYALKGAEDRGQFFITPGTKVYKGMIVGEHNRPPDLELNVCKAKQVTNIRSAGAEVLDTLQAPIQMTLERALEYIGPDEMLEVTPESIRLRKLPSKKAAKR from the coding sequence ATGAGTAGCGGCGCACACACTGGCACGCCGATTCGCAACATTGCGATCATCGCCCACGTTGACCATGGCAAAACAACCCTGGTAGACGCCCTGCTCGGTCAGTCGGGCATTTTCCGTGAAGGAGAGGCGGTGCCCACCTGTGTGATGGATTCCAACGACCTAGAAAGGGAACGGGGAATTACCATTCTCTCAAAAAATACCGCTGTTGATTATGAAGGCATACGGATCAATATCGTTGATACCCCTGGGCACGCTGATTTCGGTGGTGAGGTGGAGCGGGTTTTGGGAATGGTCGATGGCTGTCTCTTGATCGTTGATGCCAATGAGGGGCCCATGCCCCAAACTCGCTTTGTGCTCAAGAAGGCTCTCGAAAAAGGGCTCCGTCCGATCGTGTTTGTCAACAAGATTGACCGGGCCCGAGTCGATCCGGAAGTTGCCGTCGACAAGGTGCTCGACCTATTTCTTGAGCTTGGCGCTGACGACGATCAATGCGACTTTCCCTACCTCTTTGGTAGTGGCATGGGCGGCTATGCCAAGCCCGACATGAAAACGGAGAGCGCCACCATGAAGCCGCTCTTTGATGCCATCTTGCGCCACGTTCCACCCCCGGTTGGCGATCCTGAGAAACCCTTGCAGCTGCAGGTGACCACCCTGGATTACAGCGATTTTCTCGGCAGGATCATGATCGGCCGCATTCACAACGGCACCATCAAAGCTGGCCAGCCGGCGGCGTTAATCCGTGATGACGGCAGCATCAAACGTAGCCGTATAAGCAAGTTATTGGGCTTCCGCGGTCTGCAGCGCGTCGAGATCGAAGAGGCCCGAGCTGGTGATTTGGTTGCAGTGGCTGGCTTTGACGAGGTGAATATCGGCGAGACGATTGCCTGCCCGGACCATCCAGAAGCCTTGCCCCTGATCCGGGTTGATGAACCAACCCTGCAGATGACCTTCGTCATCAACGATTCTCCCTTTGCCGGCAAGGAAGGCAAATTTGTCACCAGTCGCCAGGTGCGTGATCGGCTCCAGAAAGAGCTGCTCACCAACGTGGCTCTGCGGGTTGAAGATACCGATTCGCCCGATCGCTGGTCAGTAAGCGGCCGCGGTGAGCTGCACCTCGGCATTTTGATTGAAACGATGCGTCGGGAGGGCTATGAGTTTCAGGTTTCCCAGCCCCAGGTGATTTTCCGCACCATCGATGGCACCCCATCGGAGCCCTATGAAACCCTGGTGCTCGATGTCCCTGAGGAAGGGGTGGGAGGCTGCATTGAAAAACTCGGCACCCGCAAGGCCGAGATGCAGAACATGGAAAATACCAACGATGGCCGCACCCAGCTGGAATTTGTTGTGCCGGCCCGGGGCCTGATCGGCTTCCGCGGCGAGTTCATTCGCGCCACCCGCGGTGAGGGAATCATGAGCCACTCCTTCCTGGACTATCGGCCCATGCAGGGCGATATGGACAATCGCCGCAACGGTGTTCTGATTGCCTTTGAGGAGGGCACGGCCACTTTCTATGCCCTAAAGGGTGCGGAGGATCGGGGCCAGTTCTTCATTACGCCTGGCACTAAGGTTTACAAAGGCATGATTGTCGGTGAACACAACCGCCCCCCTGATCTGGAGCTGAACGTCTGCAAGGCCAAGCAGGTGACCAACATCCGTTCAGCCGGAGCGGAGGTTCTTGATACCCTGCAGGCACCGATCCAGATGACCCTGGAACGAGCCCTGGAGTACATCGGCCCCGATGAGATGCTTGAAGTGACTCCCGAATCGATTCGTCTGCGCAAGCTGCCTTCCAAAAAGGCAGCCAAGCGCTGA
- a CDS encoding glucose-1-phosphate adenylyltransferase: MKRVLAIILGGGAGTRLFPLTKMRAKPAVPLAGKYRLIDIPISNCINSEINKIYVLTQFNSASLNRHLTMSYNLSAGFGQGFVEVLAAQQTPDSPSWFEGTADAVRKYQSLFHEWDVDHYLILSGDQLYRMDYGRFVQHHIDTGAQLTVGALPVDAAQAEGFGLMRTSADGRIQEFREKPKGEDLAQMRVDTQALGLSAEEALKRPYLASMGIYVFSRETMFDLLNNHPSSTDFGKEIIPASLQRGDRLQSYLFDDYWEDIGTIGAFYEANLALTDQPNPAFSFYDEQFPIYTRPRYLPPSKLQDAQVTASIIGEGSLLKACSIHHCVLGVRSRVEDEVVLQDTLLLGADYFESAEQRLALRQQGGIPVGVGKGTTVKRAILDKNVRIGNNVTIVNKDHLEEADRPEHSFYIRNGIVVVEKNGSIADGTVI, translated from the coding sequence ATGAAGCGTGTACTGGCGATCATTCTCGGTGGCGGCGCTGGAACCCGCCTCTTTCCGCTCACCAAAATGCGTGCCAAGCCAGCCGTGCCGCTGGCAGGTAAGTATCGACTGATCGATATTCCCATCAGCAATTGCATTAACTCAGAAATTAATAAAATTTATGTGTTAACCCAGTTCAACAGCGCCTCGCTCAACCGTCACCTGACGATGAGCTACAACCTTTCGGCCGGGTTCGGCCAGGGGTTTGTTGAAGTGCTGGCGGCCCAACAAACCCCGGATAGCCCCAGCTGGTTTGAAGGCACCGCCGATGCCGTCAGGAAGTACCAGTCCCTCTTCCATGAATGGGACGTGGACCACTACCTGATCCTCTCTGGGGATCAGCTCTACAGGATGGACTACGGCCGCTTCGTTCAGCACCACATTGATACCGGCGCCCAGCTGACCGTGGGGGCCTTGCCAGTGGATGCCGCCCAGGCAGAAGGATTTGGGTTGATGCGCACCAGCGCTGATGGACGCATCCAGGAATTCAGGGAAAAGCCAAAGGGTGAAGACCTGGCCCAGATGCGAGTCGATACCCAGGCCCTGGGCCTCTCCGCCGAGGAAGCCCTCAAGAGACCCTATCTGGCTTCGATGGGTATTTATGTGTTCAGCCGGGAGACGATGTTTGATCTGTTGAATAATCATCCTTCCTCAACGGATTTTGGCAAGGAAATTATTCCGGCTTCATTACAGCGCGGTGACCGGCTCCAGAGCTACCTGTTTGATGACTACTGGGAAGACATTGGTACTATCGGTGCCTTTTATGAGGCCAATCTTGCCCTCACCGATCAGCCCAACCCCGCATTCTCCTTCTACGATGAGCAGTTCCCCATCTACACCCGCCCCCGCTACCTACCACCCAGCAAGCTCCAGGACGCCCAAGTAACTGCCTCGATCATCGGCGAGGGTTCCCTGCTGAAGGCCTGCAGCATCCACCACTGCGTGCTGGGCGTTCGCTCCCGGGTTGAGGATGAGGTGGTGCTTCAAGACACCCTGTTGCTGGGAGCGGACTATTTCGAATCCGCCGAGCAACGGCTCGCCCTGCGTCAACAGGGAGGGATACCCGTGGGGGTGGGCAAGGGCACCACGGTGAAGCGGGCCATCCTCGACAAGAACGTTCGCATCGGGAACAATGTGACTATCGTCAACAAGGACCACCTGGAGGAGGCCGACCGGCCGGAGCACAGCTTTTACATCCGCAACGGCATCGTGGTGGTTGAGAAAAATGGCTCCATTGCCGATGGCACCGTTATCTAG
- the rpe gene encoding ribulose-phosphate 3-epimerase — protein sequence MSTKPLVISPSILSADFSRLGEDVRAVDEAGADWIHVDVMDGRFVPNITIGPLIVKALRPVTSKTLDVHLMIVEPENYVADFANAGADIISVQVEACPHLHRNLAQIKDLGKLAGAVLNPSTPLDSLEYCLELCDLVLIMSVNPGFGGQSFIENQVQKIRSLRRICDERGLDPWIEVDGGIKAENAWKVIEAGANAIVSGSGIFNQPDYGAAITGIRNSKRPSAVVA from the coding sequence ATGAGTACCAAGCCCCTGGTGATCTCTCCATCGATCCTCTCCGCCGATTTCTCCCGTCTTGGTGAAGACGTGCGTGCCGTCGACGAGGCAGGCGCTGACTGGATTCACGTTGACGTAATGGATGGCCGCTTCGTGCCCAACATTACGATCGGTCCCCTGATCGTGAAGGCCCTGCGACCGGTTACCAGCAAGACCCTCGACGTGCACCTGATGATCGTGGAGCCGGAGAATTACGTCGCCGACTTCGCCAATGCCGGCGCCGACATCATTTCCGTACAGGTGGAAGCCTGTCCCCACCTGCACCGCAACCTTGCCCAGATCAAGGATCTCGGCAAACTGGCCGGGGCCGTGCTCAACCCCAGCACACCCCTGGACAGCCTCGAGTATTGCCTGGAGCTCTGTGATCTGGTGTTGATCATGAGCGTCAACCCGGGCTTTGGCGGTCAGAGCTTCATCGAGAACCAGGTTCAGAAAATTCGCTCCCTGCGCCGAATCTGCGATGAACGCGGTCTGGATCCCTGGATCGAGGTGGATGGGGGCATCAAGGCAGAAAATGCCTGGAAGGTGATCGAGGCCGGTGCCAACGCGATCGTGAGCGGTTCGGGCATCTTCAACCAGCCGGACTATGGGGCTGCCATCACCGGCATTCGCAACAGCAAACGCCCCAGCGCCGTAGTCGCCTAG
- a CDS encoding LptF/LptG family permease encodes MNISKIFSRQWARFPLLDRWILSELIPPLLFGIGAFTAVSFSVGAVFEILRRISETSVPLSDVVKILLLQLPSFMVISFPMATLMAALLSYGKLASTSELTALRSVGVSEWRMVIPGVSLALVMMLLTLTFNEWVVPNTMYQSKALLDRSLGRAVIGQSAENITYSKFGEIKNGEAPSSRGLTTFFAAREFKEGNMFGITVLDFADTNRQILLQAQSGSWLEREGSWEFRDGVISVLPSGKDKQLTTGAFEKYIFKLGMEPIQAAKLPKDFDVFSNTLTVGQAMTAERLLRESGQTKRARKFQVRIQEKFSFPAVCLVFGLLGSTLGSRPTSRQSSSKGFGMTVIFLFVYYLGAYIFSMIGVNGFLPPFVAAWSPVLLGLGTGSFILYRSSR; translated from the coding sequence TTGAACATTTCAAAAATATTTAGCCGTCAATGGGCAAGGTTCCCCCTATTGGATCGGTGGATTCTTTCCGAGCTTATTCCTCCCCTATTGTTTGGTATCGGCGCGTTCACAGCCGTAAGTTTCTCGGTGGGCGCTGTTTTCGAGATTCTACGTCGTATTTCGGAGACCTCAGTTCCGCTTAGTGATGTCGTAAAGATACTTTTGCTCCAGCTTCCGTCTTTTATGGTTATTTCTTTTCCGATGGCCACATTAATGGCCGCTCTGCTTAGCTATGGCAAACTAGCCTCAACTAGTGAGCTCACCGCTTTGCGAAGTGTTGGGGTATCGGAATGGCGCATGGTGATACCTGGGGTTTCGTTGGCATTAGTCATGATGCTTTTGACTTTGACATTTAATGAGTGGGTCGTCCCCAATACTATGTACCAGTCCAAGGCCCTGCTTGACCGCTCCCTAGGTAGGGCTGTTATTGGCCAGTCTGCTGAAAATATAACCTATTCTAAATTTGGAGAGATCAAAAATGGTGAGGCCCCGAGCTCTAGGGGGCTCACCACTTTTTTTGCTGCTCGGGAGTTTAAGGAAGGCAATATGTTCGGGATTACCGTTCTCGATTTCGCCGATACCAATCGCCAAATTCTGCTCCAAGCCCAATCGGGAAGTTGGCTTGAGAGAGAAGGAAGTTGGGAATTCAGGGATGGAGTTATTTCAGTTTTGCCCTCGGGTAAGGATAAGCAATTGACAACAGGAGCCTTTGAGAAATATATTTTTAAACTCGGCATGGAGCCTATCCAGGCCGCGAAGCTGCCTAAAGACTTTGATGTTTTCTCCAATACCCTCACCGTCGGTCAAGCAATGACTGCGGAGCGCCTGCTAAGGGAGTCAGGACAGACAAAGCGGGCTCGCAAATTCCAGGTGCGAATCCAGGAGAAATTTTCCTTTCCAGCCGTCTGTCTCGTTTTTGGCTTGCTGGGTTCCACCCTGGGCAGCCGGCCAACTTCTCGGCAGAGCAGCAGCAAGGGTTTTGGCATGACGGTCATTTTCCTTTTCGTCTATTACCTTGGCGCCTACATCTTTAGTATGATCGGCGTTAATGGTTTTTTGCCCCCATTTGTTGCTGCATGGTCCCCGGTTTTATTGGGGCTGGGCACGGGATCATTTATTTTATATCGCTCCAGTCGATAG
- the lptB gene encoding LPS export ABC transporter ATP-binding protein, producing MSLELLDVVLAIGKRCLVNHVSLNFEQGEVVGLLGPNGAGKTTTFGLVTGLLRPDSGKVLMNGKSIAHLPMPRRAQLGIGYLPQEPSVFRQLTVRENLNLALQESGAPRRLRRDRIDSLIKDFHLSEFQNRLGYQLSGGERRRCEVARALAVGEEGPRYLLLDEPFAGVDPIAVGDLQSLIQQLRSRGMGLLITDHNVRETLAITDRAYILSEGRILASGTSHSIAADPLVRRHYLGEDFKI from the coding sequence ATGAGTTTAGAGTTACTTGATGTGGTGTTAGCCATTGGTAAGCGTTGCCTTGTCAACCATGTTTCCCTGAATTTTGAGCAGGGAGAGGTGGTTGGCCTGCTTGGTCCAAATGGAGCCGGTAAAACCACCACCTTCGGATTAGTTACGGGTTTGCTGCGTCCTGATAGCGGCAAGGTGTTGATGAATGGCAAGTCGATCGCCCATCTACCAATGCCTAGGCGCGCCCAGCTGGGGATTGGTTACCTCCCTCAGGAACCTAGCGTTTTCAGGCAGTTAACCGTTCGAGAAAATTTAAATCTAGCCCTGCAGGAAAGCGGAGCCCCACGCCGCCTGAGAAGGGATCGAATCGACTCACTGATCAAGGATTTTCATCTGAGCGAGTTTCAAAATCGACTCGGCTATCAATTGTCAGGCGGCGAGCGCCGACGCTGTGAGGTTGCCCGAGCCTTGGCAGTCGGGGAGGAGGGCCCGCGCTACCTGCTGTTGGATGAACCCTTCGCTGGGGTTGATCCGATTGCTGTTGGAGATCTGCAAAGTTTAATTCAGCAGTTGCGCTCTCGTGGCATGGGATTGCTGATTACCGATCATAATGTCAGAGAAACCTTGGCGATCACTGATCGTGCCTATATTCTATCTGAGGGGCGTATATTAGCTTCTGGCACATCTCATTCCATTGCGGCTGATCCCCTCGTGCGCCGCCACTACCTTGGTGAGGATTTTAAAATTTGA
- the glpX gene encoding class II fructose-bisphosphatase, producing MDRTLIQEILEVVEQAAIASAELTGLGKKDEADAAAVEAMRTRMGQIQMQGRIVIGEGERDEAPMLYIGEEVGSGTGPGVDFAVDPCEGTNLCANSQRGSMAVLAASDRGGLFNAPDFYMKKLAAPPAAKGKVDIRKSATENIAILSQCLGLAATELTIVVMDRARHKDLIAEIRSTGARVQPISDGDVQAAIACGFAGTGTHCLMGIGAAPEGVISAAAMRALGGHFQGQLVYDPAVAQTSEWADYTKEGNIARLNEMGITDVDKIYEAEELASGENVVFAGSGITDGLLFHGVKFEKDCTRTSSLVISTLDNSARFTNTIHIKPGATNIALS from the coding sequence GTGGATCGCACCCTTATCCAGGAAATTCTCGAGGTTGTTGAGCAAGCCGCCATCGCCTCAGCCGAACTGACCGGCTTGGGCAAGAAAGACGAAGCCGATGCTGCTGCTGTGGAGGCCATGCGCACGCGCATGGGCCAGATCCAAATGCAGGGCCGCATCGTCATCGGCGAGGGAGAGCGCGATGAAGCTCCCATGCTCTACATCGGTGAGGAGGTCGGCAGTGGCACTGGCCCTGGGGTCGACTTTGCGGTGGATCCCTGCGAGGGCACCAATCTGTGCGCCAACAGCCAGCGGGGTTCCATGGCTGTGCTGGCGGCCTCCGATCGGGGTGGCCTTTTCAATGCCCCTGACTTTTATATGAAGAAATTGGCAGCTCCGCCGGCGGCCAAGGGCAAAGTTGATATACGCAAGTCTGCTACGGAGAATATCGCCATCCTCAGCCAGTGCCTCGGATTGGCCGCCACCGAGCTCACGATCGTGGTGATGGACCGGGCCCGCCACAAGGATTTGATTGCCGAGATCAGGTCCACTGGTGCCCGGGTGCAGCCGATTTCCGATGGGGACGTGCAGGCCGCCATTGCCTGTGGTTTTGCCGGTACCGGCACCCACTGCCTGATGGGCATTGGGGCGGCCCCTGAAGGTGTCATCTCTGCGGCTGCCATGCGCGCCCTCGGTGGCCACTTTCAGGGCCAGCTGGTCTATGACCCCGCCGTCGCCCAAACCTCGGAATGGGCCGACTACACCAAAGAGGGCAATATCGCCCGCCTCAATGAAATGGGGATCACCGATGTCGATAAAATCTATGAAGCCGAGGAACTGGCTTCCGGAGAAAACGTCGTGTTTGCTGGAAGTGGCATCACTGACGGCCTGCTCTTCCATGGCGTTAAGTTTGAGAAGGACTGCACCCGCACCAGCTCCCTGGTGATCAGCACCCTCGATAATTCCGCCCGCTTCACCAACACCATCCACATCAAGCCAGGTGCCACAAACATCGCCCTGAGCTGA
- a CDS encoding LptA/OstA family protein — protein MTQPITSGLDVGEPAELSRGSLSPEGRQVTPLTGLVTIESDLQKADNSTGVVTATGNVRILYPDRGVVATARQAQYFSKEGRVVLSGDVDIIQDNGNSLRAERIVYLVERERIIADPAEGQQVIIRYYLNSPVGAGMGFLDGQQAPRP, from the coding sequence GTGACCCAGCCAATCACTTCCGGTCTTGACGTTGGCGAGCCAGCCGAGCTGAGCAGGGGAAGTCTCTCCCCAGAGGGTCGTCAGGTAACACCACTAACTGGTTTAGTTACTATCGAATCTGATCTCCAAAAGGCTGATAATAGCACTGGCGTTGTCACTGCGACCGGCAACGTCCGCATTCTCTACCCTGATCGGGGAGTTGTTGCTACGGCTAGGCAAGCCCAATATTTTAGTAAGGAGGGCAGAGTTGTACTCAGTGGTGATGTTGATATTATTCAGGATAACGGCAATAGTCTGCGGGCCGAGCGCATTGTTTACCTGGTAGAGCGCGAAAGAATTATCGCCGATCCGGCAGAGGGGCAGCAGGTGATTATCCGCTACTATCTTAATTCACCGGTGGGTGCTGGAATGGGATTTCTTGATGGACAACAGGCTCCACGCCCATGA
- the ccsB gene encoding c-type cytochrome biogenesis protein CcsB, with the protein MLPDPVIALGLTAFALLLFVLPWAFWALSGGNSSKAVRLLVAAANLCLTAQLVLRWWDSGHFPISNLYESLCFLAWASTLTQLLVERNWPSPLVPAAATPMALGCVAFASFALPDRLQEASPLVPALRSSWLVMHVSVIMVSYAALLVGSLLSLAVLFTDRGNSFELRSSSIGSGGYRQAKLVTAADSSGAGVAPLQLSSVAMPVVEQLDSLSYRTITVGFLLLSVGLVSGAVWANEAWGSWWSWDPKETWALICWLVYAAYLHTRLIRGWQGRKPALVAAAGLVVIAVCYIGVNLLGIGLHSYGWFFDS; encoded by the coding sequence ATGTTGCCGGATCCTGTCATTGCCCTGGGCCTTACGGCCTTTGCCCTGTTGCTGTTTGTGTTGCCCTGGGCCTTCTGGGCCTTGAGTGGTGGCAACTCCAGCAAGGCGGTCCGCCTGCTCGTGGCTGCCGCCAACCTCTGCTTGACGGCCCAGCTGGTGCTGCGCTGGTGGGATTCGGGCCATTTCCCGATCAGCAACCTCTATGAGTCCCTCTGTTTCCTGGCCTGGGCCTCCACCCTGACCCAGCTCCTTGTGGAAAGGAACTGGCCTTCCCCTTTGGTACCCGCTGCAGCGACTCCAATGGCTCTTGGCTGTGTGGCTTTTGCCAGTTTTGCCCTGCCGGATCGGCTGCAGGAGGCCTCTCCCTTGGTGCCGGCGCTGCGCTCTAGCTGGTTGGTTATGCACGTCAGCGTGATCATGGTCAGCTATGCGGCTTTGCTGGTGGGATCCCTGTTGTCGCTGGCGGTGCTCTTCACAGATCGTGGCAACAGTTTCGAGCTGCGCAGCAGTTCCATTGGCAGCGGCGGCTATCGCCAGGCCAAGCTGGTCACAGCAGCCGACAGCAGCGGGGCAGGGGTGGCTCCCCTCCAGCTAAGCAGTGTGGCCATGCCAGTAGTAGAGCAACTTGATTCACTCAGTTACCGCACTATCACCGTGGGTTTCCTGTTGCTCTCAGTTGGGCTGGTGAGTGGGGCCGTGTGGGCAAATGAGGCATGGGGTAGCTGGTGGAGCTGGGATCCCAAGGAAACCTGGGCCCTGATTTGTTGGCTCGTCTACGCCGCCTACCTCCACACGCGCCTGATTCGTGGCTGGCAGGGCCGCAAGCCTGCGCTTGTTGCCGCAGCAGGCCTGGTGGTGATTGCGGTTTGCTATATAGGCGTAAACCTATTGGGTATCGGTTTACATAGCTACGGATGGTTTTTTGACAGCTAA